In one window of Hymenobacter nivis DNA:
- the sdaAA gene encoding L-serine ammonia-lyase, iron-sulfur-dependent, subunit alpha, whose protein sequence is MSLLFNDFASWQAHCAATGAPLHQPVLDYEIEQKGRTEDEIWAGLQRAYDVMRDAVHEGLTGDMTSRSGMINNGAKKIAASPVTVLSPEFKQLITRALGAKEVNSCMGRVVAAPTAGASGILPGVLVTIQDIHKLSDRQILEGLLVAAGIALIIEQNASLAGAVGGCQAETGSAAAMGSGAIVYCLGGPVEQVFAAVAVTIQCMLGLVCDPVAGLVEVPCVVRNASAAAIAFSSAQIAIAGIDPVIPVDQCVAALGEVGQSMETRYKETALGGLANTKRGREIEKMVLVQDVNILPDDNE, encoded by the coding sequence ATGTCGCTCTTGTTCAACGATTTTGCTTCCTGGCAAGCGCACTGTGCCGCCACCGGCGCGCCCCTGCACCAGCCCGTGCTCGACTACGAAATTGAGCAGAAGGGCCGCACGGAGGACGAAATCTGGGCGGGCTTGCAGCGGGCCTACGACGTGATGCGCGACGCCGTGCACGAGGGCCTGACCGGCGACATGACCTCGCGCTCGGGCATGATTAACAACGGGGCGAAGAAGATTGCCGCTTCGCCCGTTACGGTGCTCTCGCCCGAGTTCAAGCAGCTCATCACCAGGGCCCTGGGGGCTAAAGAGGTGAACTCGTGCATGGGCCGCGTGGTGGCCGCGCCCACGGCGGGGGCGTCGGGCATTTTGCCGGGCGTGCTCGTCACCATCCAGGACATCCACAAGCTCTCCGACCGCCAAATCCTGGAAGGACTGCTGGTGGCGGCCGGCATTGCCCTCATCATCGAGCAAAATGCCTCGCTGGCTGGGGCTGTGGGCGGCTGCCAGGCCGAAACCGGCTCGGCGGCGGCCATGGGCAGCGGGGCCATTGTGTATTGCCTCGGGGGGCCTGTGGAACAGGTGTTTGCGGCGGTGGCCGTCACCATCCAGTGCATGCTGGGGCTGGTCTGCGACCCGGTGGCGGGCCTGGTGGAAGTGCCCTGCGTGGTGCGCAACGCCTCGGCGGCGGCCATCGCCTTCTCGTCGGCCCAGATTGCCATTGCCGGCATTGACCCGGTGATTCCCGTGGACCAGTGCGTGGCGGCCCTCGGCGAGGTGGGCCAGAGCATGGAAACCCGTTACAAGGAAACTGCTCTCGGGGGCTTAGCCAACACCAAGCGCGGCCGCGAAATTGAGAAAATGGTGCTTGTGCAGGACGTAAATATCCTGCCCGACGA
- the msrB gene encoding peptide-methionine (R)-S-oxide reductase MsrB, which translates to MQTWNDVIRLANHPVPSPRRVEKTAAEWRAQLTPEQYHVTREHGTERAFTGEYCEAHEAGLYACVCCGTPLYDSRTKFESGTGWPSFTQPVEEDAIRYHKDSSYGMVRVEVLCNVCDAHQGHVFPDGPAPSGLRLCINSASVKLVTENAPLPSAA; encoded by the coding sequence ATGCAAACCTGGAACGACGTCATCCGCCTCGCCAACCATCCCGTGCCCTCGCCCCGCCGCGTGGAGAAAACCGCCGCCGAGTGGCGTGCCCAGCTCACCCCCGAGCAGTACCACGTCACGCGCGAGCACGGCACCGAGCGCGCCTTCACCGGCGAATACTGCGAGGCCCACGAGGCCGGCCTCTACGCCTGCGTGTGCTGCGGCACCCCGCTCTACGATTCGCGCACGAAGTTCGAGAGCGGTACGGGCTGGCCGAGCTTCACCCAACCCGTTGAGGAAGATGCCATTCGCTACCACAAGGACAGCAGCTACGGTATGGTGCGCGTGGAAGTGCTCTGCAACGTGTGCGATGCCCACCAGGGCCACGTGTTCCCCGACGGGCCCGCGCCCAGCGGCCTGCGCCTGTGCATTAACTCGGCCAGCGTCAAGCTCGTGACGGAAAACGCACCGTTGCCCTCGGCCGCTTAG
- a CDS encoding RBBP9/YdeN family alpha/beta hydrolase: MQQPARVFLLPGLGSSGPRHWQTYFERLHPEFTRIEQRDWNAPDRAEWVSTVAQALAGEDLSRVVLVAHSLGCATVAHWAAQHGQAIRGALLVAPSDVEAAHFAAFPTTGFVPMPSQRLPFASTVVASSNDDWMTAARAQHFATAWGSALVALGPAGHVNADSGHSEWPAGLALLRKWL; the protein is encoded by the coding sequence ATGCAACAACCCGCCCGCGTCTTCCTGCTGCCCGGCCTCGGCAGTTCGGGGCCCCGCCATTGGCAAACTTACTTCGAGCGCCTCCACCCCGAATTTACCCGCATTGAGCAGCGCGACTGGAACGCCCCGGACCGCGCCGAATGGGTAAGCACCGTGGCGCAAGCCCTGGCCGGCGAAGACCTGAGCCGCGTGGTGCTGGTGGCCCACAGCCTGGGCTGCGCCACGGTGGCGCACTGGGCGGCGCAGCATGGGCAAGCCATCCGCGGGGCCCTGCTGGTGGCCCCCAGCGACGTCGAAGCCGCCCACTTCGCTGCGTTCCCGACCACGGGCTTTGTGCCCATGCCCTCGCAGCGGCTGCCATTTGCGAGCACGGTGGTAGCCAGCAGCAACGACGACTGGATGACGGCGGCCCGGGCCCAGCACTTTGCCACGGCTTGGGGAAGTGCACTGGTGGCCCTGGGCCCGGCGGGCCACGTCAACGCCGATAGCGGCCACAGCGAATGGCCAGCGGGATTGGCGCTGCTCCGTAAGTGGCTGTAG
- a CDS encoding NAD(P)H-hydrate dehydratase → MKILTAAQTHQLDQATMQAQNITSTELMERAAGALAEWFYGEFHSNEAGEILVLCGPGNNGGDGLALARLLHAAGYAVRVALLPTEKQSADWQHNRQHLPAAVPVAELAAGALPAIAPGALVIDALFGTGLARPLAGLAAAVVAHLNQARAHVVAVDLPSGLLADGPQPDPGAPVVRASYTLGFGLPKLAFLLPQNADYVGEWHVLDIGLDQDFIDQAATPWHFTQLADANVALPRRGRFGYKNTFGHALLLAGSRGKMGAAVLSAGACLRGGVGLLTAHIPGVGYDVFQTTRPEAMCLTDAQADFVSELPDLGPYQAVGIGPGLGQADATRAVLEELLRTAKVPLVIDADALNLLGAHRELLELLPENTVLTPHIGEFTRLTEKAHDDYHRLDLLRAFIQKHRCVVVLKGAYTAVGAPDGQVYFNSTGNPGMGTGGSGDVLTGLVLALRADQRLGPLHATRLAVLAHGHAGDLAAAETGEAGLIAGDLVAHIGPALQALTV, encoded by the coding sequence ATGAAAATCCTCACCGCCGCCCAAACTCACCAGCTCGACCAAGCCACGATGCAGGCGCAGAACATTACGTCCACCGAGCTAATGGAGCGCGCCGCCGGGGCCCTGGCCGAGTGGTTTTATGGCGAATTTCACTCTAACGAGGCCGGCGAAATCCTGGTGCTATGCGGCCCTGGCAACAATGGCGGCGACGGCCTGGCCCTGGCCCGCCTGCTGCACGCGGCGGGCTACGCCGTGCGCGTGGCCCTGCTGCCCACCGAAAAGCAATCGGCCGACTGGCAGCACAACCGCCAGCACCTGCCCGCCGCCGTGCCGGTGGCCGAGCTGGCCGCCGGTGCCCTACCGGCCATCGCGCCCGGGGCCCTGGTTATTGATGCGCTGTTTGGCACCGGCCTGGCGCGCCCGCTGGCCGGGCTAGCAGCAGCTGTGGTGGCGCACCTCAACCAGGCCAGGGCCCATGTGGTGGCCGTGGACCTGCCCAGCGGCCTACTAGCCGACGGGCCCCAGCCCGACCCCGGGGCTCCGGTGGTACGGGCCAGCTATACGCTCGGCTTCGGGCTGCCCAAGCTGGCGTTTTTGCTGCCGCAGAACGCTGATTATGTGGGCGAGTGGCACGTGCTGGACATTGGCCTAGACCAGGATTTCATCGACCAGGCCGCGACGCCCTGGCACTTCACGCAGCTGGCCGATGCCAACGTGGCCCTGCCGCGCCGCGGCCGGTTTGGCTACAAAAACACCTTCGGCCATGCGCTGCTGCTGGCCGGCAGCCGGGGCAAAATGGGCGCGGCGGTGCTGAGCGCGGGCGCTTGCCTGCGCGGCGGCGTGGGCCTGCTCACGGCGCACATCCCCGGCGTGGGCTACGACGTTTTCCAGACTACCCGCCCCGAAGCCATGTGCCTGACCGACGCGCAAGCCGATTTCGTCAGCGAGCTGCCCGACCTGGGGCCCTACCAGGCCGTGGGCATCGGCCCCGGGCTGGGGCAGGCCGATGCCACCCGCGCCGTATTGGAGGAGCTGCTGCGGACGGCCAAGGTGCCGCTCGTCATCGATGCCGACGCGCTGAACCTGCTGGGTGCGCACCGCGAGCTGCTGGAATTACTACCCGAAAACACCGTGCTCACGCCCCACATCGGCGAGTTCACGCGCCTCACCGAAAAGGCCCACGACGACTACCACCGCCTCGATTTGCTGCGCGCCTTCATCCAAAAACACCGCTGCGTAGTGGTACTAAAGGGCGCCTACACCGCCGTGGGGGCCCCCGATGGCCAGGTGTACTTCAACAGCACCGGCAACCCCGGCATGGGCACCGGCGGCAGCGGCGACGTGCTAACGGGCCTCGTACTGGCCCTGCGCGCCGACCAGCGCCTGGGGCCCCTGCACGCCACCCGCCTCGCCGTGCTGGCCCACGGCCACGCCGGCGACCTGGCCGCCGCCGAAACCGGCGAGGCCGGCCTCATCGCCGGCGACCTGGTGGCGCACATCGGGCCGGCCTTGCAGGCGCTGACAGTTTAG
- a CDS encoding inorganic diphosphatase, with the protein MTSHFNPWHDVSRGDNLPHTVQSIIEIPKGSKGKYELDKESGLLKLDRVLFSAVHYPAAYGFIPQTYCDDHDPLDILVLCSVDIVPMCLVEAKVIGVMQMVDQDEEDDKIIAVAAHDISVNHYNDIADLPPHMLLEMQRFFEDYKALEHKHVSVERFMGREDAYRIIDASIKLYEDTYGNGKR; encoded by the coding sequence ATGACTTCCCACTTTAACCCTTGGCACGACGTATCGCGCGGCGACAACCTCCCCCACACGGTGCAATCCATCATCGAAATTCCCAAAGGCAGCAAGGGCAAGTACGAACTCGACAAAGAGAGCGGCCTGCTGAAGCTTGACCGCGTGCTGTTCTCGGCCGTGCACTACCCCGCCGCCTACGGCTTCATTCCGCAGACCTATTGCGACGACCACGACCCGCTTGACATCCTCGTGCTGTGCTCGGTCGACATCGTACCCATGTGCCTGGTGGAGGCCAAGGTCATCGGCGTGATGCAGATGGTGGACCAAGACGAGGAGGACGACAAAATCATTGCCGTGGCCGCCCACGACATTTCGGTGAACCATTACAACGACATCGCCGACCTGCCCCCGCATATGCTGCTGGAAATGCAGCGCTTCTTTGAGGACTACAAGGCCTTGGAACACAAGCACGTGAGCGTGGAGCGCTTCATGGGCCGCGAAGATGCCTACCGCATCATCGACGCCAGCATCAAGCTCTATGAGGATACCTACGGCAACGGCAAGCGCTAA
- the pafA gene encoding alkaline phosphatase PafA — protein MKKILASALSLAAALLVGPAFASQPGPKPVPRPKLVVGIVVDQMRYDYLYRYWDKFGSGGFRRLLGQGFSYASCHYNYVPTYTGPGHSSIYTGTTPANHGIVGNNWYVREDGKSTYVTEDKTVQAVGGSAAAGQQSPRHLLTTTITDELRLATNFQSKTIGVCIKDRGSILPAGHAASAAYWYDGANGAFISSTFYTQALPEWVNKFNAAGHAAEYLSKPWNTLLPLAQYTESTPDDEPWEGAFKGEDKPVFPHDLPRLSAGLPAAVSATLKATGETAPKATPQNLDLIRSTPFGNSLTADFAIETIRAEQMGQRGQTDFLALSFSSTDYVGHQFGTTAVETEDTYLRLDQDLARVLDYLDKTVGKGQVLVFLTADHAADQSPGFLQAHRLPGGGVGPNVMRDSLQQALVRRHGPGAWVLDYENQQVYLNRPLLAQKGLDLAKVQGEMAELLLRLPHVAQAFTATDLQRGHWSESTGMYQENGFYAPRSGDVLAVLEPGWLEAYGFPVVKGTTHGASWAYDTHVPLLFWGWGVKPGESAAPVKIVDIAPTVAQWLHIQEPSGCTGTPLREVLGR, from the coding sequence TTGAAAAAAATCCTTGCCTCCGCTTTGTCCCTGGCCGCCGCGCTGCTGGTGGGCCCTGCATTTGCCTCCCAGCCCGGCCCCAAGCCCGTGCCGCGCCCCAAGCTGGTGGTGGGCATCGTAGTGGACCAGATGCGCTATGATTACCTGTACCGCTACTGGGACAAGTTTGGCAGCGGCGGCTTCCGGCGCCTGCTGGGGCAGGGCTTCAGTTACGCCAGCTGCCACTACAACTACGTGCCCACCTACACGGGCCCCGGCCACAGCAGCATCTACACGGGCACGACGCCCGCCAACCACGGCATTGTGGGCAACAACTGGTACGTGCGCGAAGACGGCAAAAGCACCTACGTGACCGAGGACAAGACCGTGCAGGCGGTGGGCGGCTCGGCGGCGGCCGGGCAGCAGAGCCCGCGCCACCTGCTCACCACCACCATTACCGACGAGCTGCGGCTGGCCACCAATTTCCAGAGCAAGACCATCGGCGTTTGCATCAAAGACCGGGGCAGCATTTTGCCAGCCGGGCACGCGGCCAGCGCCGCCTACTGGTACGACGGCGCCAACGGGGCCTTCATCAGCAGCACGTTTTACACCCAGGCCCTACCCGAATGGGTAAACAAGTTCAACGCCGCCGGGCATGCCGCCGAGTACCTCAGCAAGCCCTGGAATACGCTGCTGCCGCTGGCCCAGTACACCGAAAGCACGCCCGACGACGAGCCCTGGGAGGGCGCGTTTAAGGGCGAGGACAAACCTGTGTTTCCGCACGACCTGCCTCGGCTCAGCGCCGGGCTGCCGGCCGCGGTGAGCGCTACGCTGAAAGCTACCGGCGAAACCGCGCCCAAGGCTACGCCCCAAAACCTGGACCTGATTCGCTCCACACCGTTCGGCAACTCGCTCACGGCCGATTTTGCCATCGAAACCATCCGGGCCGAGCAGATGGGCCAGCGCGGCCAAACCGACTTCCTGGCCCTGAGCTTCAGCAGCACCGACTATGTGGGCCACCAGTTCGGTACCACGGCCGTGGAAACGGAGGATACCTACCTGCGCCTCGACCAGGACCTGGCCCGCGTGCTCGACTACCTCGACAAAACCGTGGGCAAAGGCCAGGTGCTGGTGTTCCTCACCGCCGACCACGCCGCCGACCAGTCGCCGGGCTTCTTGCAGGCCCACCGGTTGCCCGGCGGCGGCGTGGGCCCCAACGTCATGCGCGATTCGTTGCAGCAGGCCCTGGTGCGCCGCCACGGCCCCGGCGCCTGGGTGCTCGACTACGAGAACCAGCAGGTGTACCTCAACCGCCCGCTGCTGGCCCAGAAGGGCCTGGACCTGGCTAAGGTGCAGGGCGAAATGGCCGAGCTGCTGCTGCGCCTGCCCCACGTGGCGCAGGCCTTCACCGCCACCGACCTCCAGCGCGGCCACTGGAGCGAGAGCACCGGCATGTACCAGGAAAACGGCTTTTACGCCCCGCGCTCGGGCGACGTGCTGGCCGTGCTGGAGCCGGGCTGGCTCGAAGCCTACGGTTTTCCGGTGGTGAAGGGCACCACCCACGGGGCCTCCTGGGCCTACGATACCCATGTGCCGCTGCTGTTCTGGGGTTGGGGCGTGAAGCCCGGCGAGTCGGCCGCGCCGGTAAAAATCGTGGACATTGCCCCCACCGTGGCCCAGTGGCTGCACATCCAGGAGCCCAGCGGGTGCACCGGCACGCCGCTGCGCGAGGTGCTGGGCCGCTAA
- a CDS encoding HAD-IA family hydrolase gives MVAQKLGVAPADCVVFEDAVLGEQAAHRAGMHCVAITSSLPAKAFQAPLLAIKDFTGLTPAGLLAARQAQLVGPRPPRR, from the coding sequence GTGGTGGCCCAGAAGCTGGGCGTAGCGCCCGCCGACTGCGTAGTATTTGAAGACGCCGTGCTAGGCGAGCAGGCCGCCCACCGGGCCGGTATGCACTGCGTGGCCATCACGTCGTCGCTCCCCGCCAAGGCTTTTCAAGCTCCGTTGTTAGCCATCAAAGATTTCACCGGCCTCACCCCTGCCGGACTGCTGGCCGCCCGGCAGGCGCAGCTGGTGGGGCCCCGGCCGCCCCGCCGTTAG
- the atpG gene encoding ATP synthase F1 subunit gamma, producing MASLKEVRSRIQSVSSTQQITKAMKMVAAAKLRRAQDNIVRMRPYAQRLNAILANLTRAIDDDTVSEYGTVREVRRVLVIAITSDRGLAGAFNSNVFKGVAALVAQRYANLPAANISVMAIGKKANDYFARRGPLVGNYTHVFAQLSFDTVRVAAEQAMAGFRNGEYDEVMMVFNESRNVATQVVRTEQLLPLVPAEAPAAAVATSNVDYIFEPSKEDIVQTLIPQSLKIQLYKAVLESNASEHGARMTAMDKATENAGELLKSLKLTYNRTRQAAITTEILEIVGGAEALAAG from the coding sequence ATGGCCAGTTTAAAAGAAGTTCGCTCGCGCATCCAATCGGTGAGCAGCACGCAACAGATCACCAAAGCCATGAAAATGGTGGCGGCTGCTAAGCTGCGCCGGGCCCAGGACAACATCGTGCGCATGCGGCCTTACGCCCAGCGCCTGAATGCAATTCTGGCCAACCTGACCCGCGCGATTGACGACGATACGGTTAGCGAATACGGCACGGTGCGCGAGGTGCGCAGGGTGCTGGTTATCGCCATCACATCGGACCGGGGCTTGGCGGGCGCATTCAACTCCAACGTGTTCAAAGGTGTGGCCGCTTTGGTGGCCCAACGTTACGCGAATTTGCCGGCGGCTAACATTTCGGTGATGGCCATCGGCAAGAAGGCGAACGACTACTTTGCCCGCCGGGGCCCGTTGGTGGGAAACTACACGCACGTGTTTGCCCAGCTTTCGTTCGACACGGTGCGCGTGGCAGCTGAGCAGGCAATGGCCGGCTTCCGCAATGGCGAGTACGACGAGGTGATGATGGTGTTCAACGAGTCCCGGAACGTGGCCACGCAGGTGGTGCGCACCGAGCAGCTGTTGCCACTGGTGCCCGCCGAGGCGCCAGCCGCCGCCGTGGCCACGAGCAACGTGGACTATATTTTCGAGCCCAGCAAGGAGGATATTGTGCAAACACTCATCCCGCAGTCGCTGAAAATCCAGCTCTACAAAGCAGTGTTGGAAAGCAATGCTTCGGAGCACGGGGCCCGGATGACGGCCATGGACAAGGCCACCGAGAACGCCGGCGAATTGCTGAAGTCGCTGAAATTGACTTATAACCGGACGCGCCAGGCGGCCATCACGACTGAGATTCTCGAAATAGTGGGTGGTGCCGAAGCCTTGGCCGCTGGTTAG
- the atpA gene encoding F0F1 ATP synthase subunit alpha yields MAEVRPDEVSAILRQQLSNFKSEAELEEVGTVLQVGDGVARIYGLTKAQSGELLEFENGLQALVLNLEEDNVGAVMLGDYSEIREGATVRRTNKIASIKVGEGIVGRVVNTLGQPIDGRGPIQGQLYEMPLERKAPGVIFRQPVTEPLQTGIKSIDAMIPIGRGQRELIIGDRQTGKSAVAIDTIINQREFFERGEPVFCIYVAVGQKASTVAQVVNSLTKGGAMDYTVVVSASAADPAPLQFYAPFTGAAIGEFFRDTGRPALVVYDDLSKQAVAYREVSLLLRRPPGREAYPGDVFYLHSRLLERAAKINASDSIARDMNDLPESIKGIVKGGGSLTALPLIETQAGDVSAYIPTNVISITDGQIFLETNLFNSGVRPAINVGISVSRVGGNAQIKSMKKVSGTLKLDQAQFRELEAFAKFGSDLDASTKLTIERGRRNLEILKQPQFSPVKVEDQVAIIYAATNGLLDKVPVNKVREFEKEYTQTMNSRYPDVLKALKAGKLEDAGIKAMREVAKDVSSRYAAK; encoded by the coding sequence ATGGCAGAAGTACGTCCGGACGAAGTATCCGCAATCTTGCGGCAGCAGCTGTCCAATTTCAAGTCCGAAGCCGAGCTGGAAGAAGTCGGCACCGTGTTGCAAGTGGGCGATGGCGTGGCCCGCATCTACGGCCTCACCAAGGCGCAGTCGGGCGAATTGCTGGAGTTCGAAAACGGCCTCCAGGCCCTTGTGTTGAACCTGGAAGAAGACAACGTCGGCGCCGTAATGCTCGGCGACTACAGCGAAATTCGCGAAGGCGCCACCGTGCGCCGCACCAACAAGATTGCCTCCATTAAGGTGGGCGAAGGCATTGTGGGCCGCGTGGTGAACACCCTCGGCCAGCCCATCGACGGCCGGGGCCCCATTCAGGGTCAGCTGTACGAGATGCCGCTGGAGCGCAAAGCGCCGGGCGTTATTTTCCGTCAGCCCGTAACCGAACCGCTGCAAACCGGCATCAAGAGCATCGATGCCATGATCCCGATTGGCCGGGGCCAGCGCGAGCTGATCATCGGTGACCGCCAGACGGGCAAGTCGGCCGTGGCTATTGACACGATTATTAACCAGCGTGAATTCTTTGAGCGCGGCGAACCCGTATTTTGCATTTACGTGGCCGTGGGCCAGAAGGCCTCGACGGTGGCGCAGGTGGTGAACTCCCTGACCAAGGGCGGTGCCATGGACTACACCGTGGTGGTATCGGCTTCGGCCGCCGACCCCGCGCCGTTGCAGTTCTACGCGCCCTTCACCGGTGCCGCCATCGGCGAGTTCTTCCGCGACACGGGTCGTCCGGCCCTGGTGGTGTATGATGACTTGTCGAAACAAGCCGTGGCTTACCGCGAGGTATCGCTGCTGCTGCGCCGTCCTCCCGGACGCGAGGCTTACCCCGGCGACGTGTTTTACCTGCACAGCCGCTTGCTGGAGCGGGCCGCTAAAATCAACGCCTCGGACAGCATTGCCCGCGACATGAACGACCTGCCAGAGAGCATCAAAGGCATCGTGAAAGGCGGCGGCTCGCTGACGGCATTGCCGCTGATCGAGACACAGGCAGGTGACGTATCGGCGTACATCCCGACCAACGTAATTTCGATTACGGACGGCCAGATTTTCCTCGAAACCAACCTCTTCAACTCCGGTGTGCGGCCGGCCATCAACGTGGGCATCTCGGTGAGCCGCGTGGGTGGAAACGCCCAGATTAAGTCAATGAAGAAGGTGTCGGGCACGCTGAAGCTTGACCAGGCCCAATTCCGCGAGCTGGAAGCCTTTGCCAAGTTCGGTTCCGACCTTGACGCCTCGACCAAGCTCACCATCGAGCGCGGCCGCCGCAACCTGGAAATCCTCAAGCAGCCGCAGTTCTCGCCGGTGAAAGTGGAAGACCAGGTGGCCATTATCTACGCGGCTACCAATGGCTTGCTCGACAAGGTGCCCGTGAACAAGGTGCGCGAATTTGAGAAGGAGTACACCCAAACGATGAACTCGCGTTACCCCGACGTGCTGAAGGCCCTCAAAGCCGGCAAGCTCGAAGATGCAGGCATCAAGGCCATGCGCGAGGTAGCCAAGGATGTATCGTCGCGCTACGCTGCGAAGTAA
- the atpH gene encoding ATP synthase F1 subunit delta — protein MADQRVASRYAKSLLDLGQEQGTLELVKQDMDLLDQVVSGSRELRLLLRNPIVKHDKKLAILTALFQGKVTDMTMRFFTILTHKNRESALESVAAEFKVQYNILRGIQTAEVVSAVPLTPALREQMRAEVTRQSGHSGVELAEKVDPALIGGFVLRVGDVQLDESVRSSLRKMRTALQENSYQNKL, from the coding sequence ATGGCTGACCAACGAGTAGCGTCCCGCTACGCCAAGTCGCTCCTCGACTTAGGACAGGAGCAAGGTACGCTGGAACTGGTGAAGCAGGACATGGACCTGCTGGACCAAGTAGTGAGCGGCAGCCGCGAATTGCGCCTGCTGTTGCGCAACCCCATCGTGAAGCACGATAAGAAGCTGGCCATCCTCACCGCGCTGTTTCAGGGTAAGGTGACGGACATGACCATGCGCTTCTTCACCATCCTAACCCATAAGAACCGAGAAAGCGCGTTGGAAAGCGTCGCTGCGGAGTTCAAGGTGCAGTACAACATATTGCGCGGCATCCAAACGGCCGAAGTTGTTTCGGCCGTGCCCCTCACGCCCGCCCTGCGCGAGCAGATGCGCGCTGAGGTAACGCGCCAGTCCGGCCACTCCGGTGTGGAGCTAGCCGAAAAGGTAGATCCGGCGCTGATTGGCGGTTTCGTGCTGCGGGTGGGCGACGTGCAACTCGACGAATCTGTTCGTTCCAGCCTGCGGAAGATGCGCACCGCTCTGCAAGAAAATTCATATCAAAATAAACTGTAA
- a CDS encoding F0F1 ATP synthase subunit B: MSLITPEFGLLFWQTLIFLILFLLLAKFAWKPILGSLKEREDSIESALRMADQAKIEMQQLKAGNEKLLADARLERDRMMQEATVAANQHRETEKARATSEANYIVQQAREAIQTEKNAALAEVKNTAAQLSLDIAERILRRELADPTAQTQLVDSYLKEVKLN, translated from the coding sequence ATGTCGCTCATCACCCCCGAATTTGGCTTGCTGTTCTGGCAAACCCTGATTTTCCTGATTCTCTTCCTTTTGCTGGCCAAGTTCGCTTGGAAGCCCATCCTGGGGTCGCTGAAGGAGCGCGAGGACAGTATCGAAAGCGCGTTGCGCATGGCCGACCAAGCCAAGATTGAAATGCAGCAGCTAAAAGCCGGCAACGAGAAACTGCTGGCCGATGCCCGCCTAGAGCGCGACCGGATGATGCAGGAAGCCACTGTTGCGGCCAACCAGCACCGCGAAACTGAGAAAGCCCGCGCTACCAGCGAAGCCAACTACATCGTGCAGCAGGCCCGTGAAGCCATCCAAACCGAAAAGAACGCGGCCTTGGCCGAAGTAAAAAATACCGCTGCCCAGCTGTCGCTCGACATTGCCGAGCGTATCCTGCGCCGCGAACTCGCTGACCCGACTGCCCAAACGCAGCTTGTGGATTCGTACCTGAAAGAAGTAAAACTCAACTAA
- the atpE gene encoding ATP synthase F0 subunit C — protein MLLSLLLQVVNSVGLAVMGAGIGAGLAIIGAGLGIGRIGGSAMDAIGRQPEASGKIQTAMLIVAALIEGAALFAVVVCLLIALNLK, from the coding sequence ATGCTTCTCTCGTTGTTACTGCAAGTTGTTAATTCTGTTGGTCTGGCCGTAATGGGTGCTGGCATTGGTGCTGGTTTGGCTATTATCGGCGCTGGCCTAGGTATCGGCCGCATCGGTGGTAGCGCTATGGATGCCATCGGCCGTCAGCCAGAGGCCTCTGGTAAAATTCAGACCGCCATGCTGATTGTAGCGGCTCTGATAGAAGGCGCGGCCCTGTTTGCCGTGGTGGTCTGCTTGCTCATCGCACTGAACCTAAAATAG